From Rhodococcus sp. B7740:
CGGGAGGGAGAGAACCATCGGACAGGGTGGAGGTCAGGGTGGCTCCGGCAACTCCGAACGCCACGGCGCTGACGATCGCGGGCCCGAGGCTCTGCCCGGTCTCGCGAACGAGACTGGTTACCGCGCTGGCCATTCCGGCGTAATCGATGGCGACGGCTCCGACGGCGACGGCCGTCAGTGCGGTGAACATGGTGATGAAGCCGGTTCCGAGCAACAGGATCGGGCCGGTCATCGCGAGCAGCGAGGTGGAGTCGCCGGGTAGCTGAGCCATCCATATCTGACCGACGGCCAATGCCGACAGTCCGGTGACCAACAGGGTGCGGGCCGCGACGCGCATCAACAGGCGCGGGAGCAGTGGCGTGAGGAGCAGCGGTACGGCTTGGATGAGAGCGAACGGCAGTGCAGCCTGCAGCGGGCTGACGTGCAGGATCGCTTCGAGCTTCACGCTGAGCGCGTAGGCGGTTCCGATGAAGCCGAACATCGCGAGCAAACCGATCAGCGCAGCCGCCGCGAAGGCAGGCGTACGGAACAGCGCGAGATTCAGCATCGGGGTGCGCGCTCGCTGCTCGCTGATGACGAACGCGACGCCTGCGGCGACCGCGAGAACGAAGGCACCCACGATGACAGGGCTCGAATAGCCGTCCACGGAGCCCTGGATCACCGCATACAGCAGGGCGAGCAAGGCGACGGCGATGGTGATCTGGCCCGGCCAGTCGAGTCCGCGTCCGGCGGGATGACGCGAGTCGACGATCACCGCGGCGCTGACCACGGCGGTGACGAGACCCAGAACGGCGGGAATGGCGAACGACCAGCCCCAGCTGAAGTGTT
This genomic window contains:
- a CDS encoding MFS transporter, with the protein product MNPTHQKLDRGTLIACCLAIGVAQMGVSLAAPILGVIQRDLGASAAALAWIPAAFILPTAILELNFGVLGDMFGRKRLLVWGGVLVFVGDVVAGTSGTLTQLIAGQAIAGLGAAAIFPTSLAMLVSATPDRQERARALSLWAVSLAFGAMIAPLISGFAAEHFSWGWSFAIPAVLGLVTAVVSAAVIVDSRHPAGRGLDWPGQITIAVALLALLYAVIQGSVDGYSSPVIVGAFVLAVAAGVAFVISEQRARTPMLNLALFRTPAFAAAALIGLLAMFGFIGTAYALSVKLEAILHVSPLQAALPFALIQAVPLLLTPLLPRLLMRVAARTLLVTGLSALAVGQIWMAQLPGDSTSLLAMTGPILLLGTGFITMFTALTAVAVGAVAIDYAGMASAVTSLVRETGQSLGPAIVSAVAFGVAGATLTSTLSDGSLPPEAVGVASGVAEQGGPLAVANADLGPISDLVAPLARTALETGLDIGIYVCAGATVLAALIALVIPGGAPRGLDAAPIDAAASPTAGRLLPAGE